A genomic stretch from Setaria italica strain Yugu1 chromosome VII, Setaria_italica_v2.0, whole genome shotgun sequence includes:
- the LOC101783983 gene encoding protein SUPPRESSOR OF GENE SILENCING 3 homolog — protein sequence MSGSGDRRGGGPPGSDAGWETIGKKSKKPGQAAGKQWAPWGSTNAAPNTTRPAWGGNGSSQPSGTSWAQSSDRSAANRGNPRLPPQTRAMERELQAPRPIVTPPLANGWQWQSRSRPSASEGQQDDAPPPGGDPEEENVDGNDTSDDDDDLSDDISDEYDSDASEKSFETRKMNKWFKSFFEVLDTLSVEQINEQTRQWHCPACKNGPGAIDWYKGLQPLMTHARTKGSTRVKLHRELAALLEEELSRRGTSVVPAGEQFGKWKGLRESTDREIVWPPMVIVMNTLLEKDDDDKWKGMGNQELLDYFGEYAATKARHAYGPAGHRGMSVLIFESSAVGYMEAERLHRHFITQGTDRNTWQLRRVPFLPGGKRQLYGFLANKEDMETFNKHCQGKSRLKYEMRSHNEMVVIPMKQMSEDNQQLNYLKNKVVKTEQRSKAVEETLGVVTERLRETMKDMKIVKDKVQQKHMEHEQEMKYQEDFFHSQIESIHKITEAKEKEFEKLLQEERSKARRFDVDSGTTEDRRLRKEHVQKFIDGQVKDVAEFEAERDELIKAHEETKMKLKKEYMEKEVELEKELDAALTSLMEKHKPDTFQASSS from the exons ATGTCTGGCTCCGGcgatcgccgcggcggcgggcctccCGGCTCCG ACGCTGGCTGGGAAACGATAGGGAAGAAGTCGAAGAAACCAGGGCAAGCAGCTGGGAAACAGTGGGCACCGTGGGGTTCCACAAATGCTGCACCTAACACAACAAGGCCAGCATGGGGTGGCAATGGTTCCTCACAACCTTCTGGAACCAGCTGGGCTCAATCTTCAGACCGCAGTGCTGCTAACAGAGGCAATCCTAGGCTGCCACCACAAACAAGGGCAATGGAAAGAGAACTGCAAGCACCGCGCCCTATTGTGACTCCACCTCTGGCAAATGGTTGGCAGTGGCAATCCAGGTCTCGCCCATCTGCTTCTGAAGGTCAGCAGGATGATGCTCCTCCACCTGGTGGTGACCCTGAGGAGGAGAATGTCGATGGTAATGATACatcagatgatgatgatgatttgagtgaTGATATCAGTGATGAGTATGATTCTGATGCAAGTGAGAAAAGTTTTGAGACTCGAAAAATGAACAAGTGGTTCAAAAGTTTCTTTGAAGTCTTGGACACATTAAGTGTGGAACAGATAAATGAACAGACTAGGCAATGGCATTGTCCAGCATGCAAAAATGGACCTGGGGCAATTGACTGGTACAAAGGGCTGCAACCTTTGATGACTCATGCTAGAACAAAGGGTTCTACAAGAGTTAAGCTTCACAGAGAATTGGCTGCATTGCTGGAAGAGGAGCTATCTCGCAGGGGTACTTCGGTGGTACCAGCTGGTGAACAGTTCGGGAAATGGAAAGGACTGCGAGAAAGCACTGATCGTGAGATTGTGTGGCCACCAATGGTTATTGTTATGAACACCTTATTGGAAAAGGACGACGATGATAAG TGGAAGGGCATGGGGAACCAAGAGCTCCTTGATTATTTTGGTGAATATGCAGCGACTAAAGCACGCCATGCCTATGGTCCAGCTGGGCACCGTGGGATGAGTGTGTTAATATTTGAAAGCTCAGCTGTTGGCTATATGGAGGCGGAACGTCTGCATAGGCATTTTATTACTCAAGGTACAGACAGAAATACATGGCAGCTCCGCAGAGTTCCGTTCTTACCTGGTGGTAAAAGGCAGCTATATGGTTTCTTGGCAAACAAAGAGGATATGGAGACgttcaacaaacattgccaag GGAAAAGCCGTCTGAAGTATGAGATGAGATCTCACAATGAGATGGTGGTAATCCCAATGAAACAGATGAGTGAAGACAACCAACAGCTGAACTATCTGAAGAACAAGGTGGTTAAGACTGAGCAACGCTCTAAAGCAGTGGAAGAAACCTTGGGTGTTGTTACCGAGAGGCTTCGTGAGACTATGAAAGATATGAAAATTGTCAAGGATAAAGTCCAACAGAAGCACATGGAGCATGAGCAAGAG ATGAAGTACCAGGAGGATTTTTTCCATAGTCAAATTGAGAGTATTCACAAGATCACAGAGGCTAAAGAAAAGGAGTTTGAGAAGTTGCTGCAGGAGGAGCGCTCGAAGGCTAGGCGCTTTGATGTGGATTCTGGAACTACCGAAGATCGCAGGCTAAG GAAGGAACATGTGCAGAAGTTCATCGACGGCCAGGTGAAGGATGTGGCGGAGTTTGAGGCCGAGCGGGACGAGCTGATCAAAGCCCACGAGGAGACGAAGATGAAGCTCAAGAAAGAGTACATGGAGAAGGAGGTTGAGCTGGAGAAGGAGCTGGACGCTGCCCTGACAAGCCTGATGGAGAAGCACAAGCCGGACACCTTCCAGGCCTCCAGCTCGTGA
- the LOC101784793 gene encoding translocase of chloroplast 90, chloroplastic → MMNFRDWISYRLGSSLLSARPFALSSGADAAASEGDADGAHNEVVETVSANRFPSNDSRASEVTTGSGATYPGLVQQDEDNKKSDPLMKVEALQIKFLRLVYRTGVPPTTDVVAQVLYRLQLANLIKAGESDARRTNLAINKARVIAAQQEAPGGPDLDLSLRILLLGKTGVGKSATINSIFDERKVATDALVPATHRIKKIEGTIKGIRVTVIDTPGLIPHYHGQRRNRKILNSVKRFIKRSPPDIVLYFERLDHINSRYSDYPLLKLMTDILGSSMWFNTVLVMTHCSSSPPEGPDGYPLEYDAYTRYCKNVVQRHIQAAVSNTQLDNPVVLVDNHPMCRRNTKGERVLPNGQVWVSELLLLCGATKLLAEANSLLKFQDSFLLSPANNRLPSLPHLLSTLLKPNSSSSSDRIDGELTETSDEEDEYDQLPPFRILKKSEYEKLTNEQKSAYLDELDYRETLYLKKQWKEGIRRQRLTEAQNDEVADDYEESASPEVVHMSDMEIPLTFDSDYPVHRYRHIITDDQLFRPVLDPQGWDHDIGFDAINFEASQELKKNVSATIAGQMRKDKEDMYIHSECSVSYSDQKGCSLMGGMDMQTASRDLVCTVHGDAKFRNLRWNTTGGGISVTKFGNKYFAGAKLEDSVTIGKRVQLIANAGRMAGCGQVAHGGGVEITARGKDYPVREESITVSVTALSFDKETVIGANLHSDFRLGRGSKMSVGAKLNSSNLGKLSIRTSTSDHAEIALIAVVSLIQFFRRRSGAADKGEQQFDTYLDD, encoded by the exons ATGATGAACTTCAGGGACTGGATCTCGTACCGGCTCGGGTCGTCGCTGCTGTCAGCGAGGCCCTTCGCCCTCTCCTCCggggccgacgccgccgcctccgagggCGATGCGGATG GTGCACATAATGAGGTTGTGGAGACTGTTTCTGCCAATAGATTTCCTTCCAATGACAGCCGTGCATCGGAGGTCACAACTGGTTCTGGTGCTACTTATCCTGGTCTTGTTCAACAAGATGAGGATAACAAAAAATCAGATCCACTGATGAAAGTTGAGGCGCTTCAAATCAAGTTTCTGCGGCTAGTATACAGGACTGGAGTGCCTCCCACTACTGATGTAGTTGCTCAGGTGCTTTACAGATTGCAGCTTGCAAACTTGATTAAAGCTGGTGAATCAGATGCCAGGAGAACCAACCTCGCTATCAACAAAGCCAGGGTTATAGCAGCACAGCAAGAAGCACCTGGTGGGCCTGATCTGGACCTCTCCTTGCGAATTCTTCTTCTGGGAAAGACTGGTGTGGGAAAGAGTGCCACAATCAATTCGATTTTCGATGAGAGAAAGGTTGCCACTGATGCTCTAGTTCCTGCTACTCATAGGATAAAGAAGATTGAAGGAACAATCAAAGGAATAAGAGTCACGGTTATCGACACACCTGGCCTGATACCCCATTACCATGGCCAAAGGAGGAACAGGAAGATTCTGAATTCTGTCAAGCGCTTCATTAAGCGATCCCCACCTGATATCGTCTTATATTTTGAGCGACTGGACCACATTAACAGCAGATACAGTGATTACCCACTGCTGAAGCTTATGACTGACATCTTGGGTTCTTCAATGTGGTTCAATACTGTCCTTGTTATGACTCACTGTtcctcatctcctcctgaaGGGCCAGATGGTTATCCTTTGGAATATGATGCCTATACTCGTTACTGCAAGAATGTGGTACAGCGGCATATCCAGGCAGCAGTTTCCAACACGCAGCTAGATAATCCTGTTGTTCTGGTAGACAATCATCCTATGTGCAGACGAAACACCAAAGGTGAAAGAGTCTTACCAAATGGGCAGGTATGGGTATCagaactgctgctgctgtgtgGGGCAACTAAGTTACTGGCAGAAGCAAATTCCTTGCTTAAGTTTCAAGATAGCTTCCTACTGTCACCGGCAAATAACAGGCTACCTTCACTGCCTCATCTTCTTTCTACACTCCTTAAGCCTAATTCTTCATCAAGTTCAGATCGTATTGATGGTGAACTGACAGAAACGTCAGACGAGGAGGATGAATATGATCAACTACCACCCTTCCGCATACTAAAGAAATCTGAATATGAAAAATTGACAAATGAACAAAAGTCTGCATATCTTGATGAACTGGACTACCGCGAGACTTTGTACCTAAAGAAACAGTGGAAAGAGGGAATCAGAAGGCAAAGGCTTACTGAAGCTCAGAACGATGAAGTTGCAGATGATTATGAAGAGAGTGCGTCCCCAGAGGTTGTGCACATGTCAGATATGGAAATTCCACTAACTTTTGACTCTGATTATCCTGTGCATCGCTACCGCCACATCATAACAGATGATCAGTTGTTTAGACCAGTTTTAGACCCCCAAGGATGGGACCATGATATCGGGTTTGATGCAATCAATTTTGAAGCATCTCAAGAGTTGAAAAAGAATGTCTCTGCGACAATTGCAGGTCAGATGAGAAAGGACAAAGAGGACATGTATATCCATTCAGAATGTTCAGTAAGTTATTCTGATCAGAAAGGCTGCTCCTTGATGGGGGGTATGGATATGCAAACGGCAAGCAGAGATTTGGTTTGTACTGTTCATGGGGATGCCAAATTCCGCAATCTGCGTTGGAACACTACTGGAGGTGGCATTTCTGTAACAAAGTTTGGCAACAAGTACTTTGCTGGGGCCAAGTTAGAAGACTCTGTTACCATTGGGAAACGAGTTCAGCTGATAGCCAATGCTGGTAGAATGGCTGGCTGTGGACAAGTGGCACATGGAGGTGGAGTGGAGATAACAGCACGGGGAAAAGATTACCCTGTGAGGGAAGAGAGCATCACTGTCTCGGTCACTGCATTGTCCTTCGATAAAGAAACTGTGATTGGGGCCAACCTTCATTCAGACTTTCGACTGGGTCGCGGATCAAAAATGTCAGTCGGTGCTAAACTAAACAGTAGTAATCTAGGCAAGCTCAGCATCAGGACTAGCACATCAGACCATGCTGAGATAGCTCTGATAGCAGTTGTCTCATTGATCCAGTTCTTTAGGAGAAGATCAGGAGCAGCTGATAAAGGCGAGCAACAGTTTGACACCTACCTGGATGACTAA
- the LOC101784389 gene encoding protein SUPPRESSOR OF GENE SILENCING 3 homolog yields MVIVMNTLLEQEEDDKLKGMGNQELLNYFGEYAATKARHAYGPGGHRGMSVLIFESSAVGCMEAERLHRHFVTQGTGREGWQFRKVRFLPGGKRQLYGFLANKEDMETFNKNSQGKGRLKYEMRSYNEMVVIPMKQMSEDNQQLNYLKNKMVKTEQRSKAVEETLGVVTQRLRETMEEMIFVRDKAKEKHSEYKQEMKYQEEFFHNQIEIIYKAREDEEKEFEKLLQEERSKARRFDVDSGTTEVRKLRKEHVQKFIDGQVKGVAEFEAERDELIKTHEEKKMKLKKEYMEKEVELEKELDAALTGLIDKHKPDTFQASNA; encoded by the exons ATGGTTATTGTTATGAACACATTATTGGAACAAGAGGAAGATGATAAG TTGAAGGGCATGGGAAACCAAGAGCTCCTCAATTATTTTGGTGAATATGCAGCAACTAAAGCACGCCATGCCTATGGTCCAGGTGGGCACCGTGGGATGAGTGTGTTAATATTTGAAAGCTCGGCTGTGGGCTGTATGGAGGCGGAACGGCTGCATAGGCACTTTGTTACTCAAGGTacagggagggagggatggcAATTCCGCAAGGTTCGGTTCTTACCTGGTGGGAAGAGACAACTTTATGGTTTCTTAGCAAACAAAGAGGATATGGAGACATTTAACAAGAATTCCCAAG GAAAAGGCCGTTTGAAGTACGAGATGAGGTCTTACAATGAGATGGTGGTGATACCAATGAAACAGATGAGCGAAGACAACCAACAACTGAATTATCTGAAGAACAAGATGGTTAAGACAGAGCAACGCTCTAAAGCAGTTGAAGAAACCTTGGGTGTTGTTACCCAGAGGCTTCGTGAGACTATGGAAGAGATGATATTTGTCAGGGATAAAGCCAAAGAGAAGCACTCGGAGTATAAGCAAGAG ATGAAGTACCAGGAGGAATTTTTCCATAATCAAATTGAGATTATCTACAAGGCCAGAGAAGATGAAGAAAAGGAGTTTGAGAAGTTGCTGCAGGAGGAGCGCTCAAAGGCTAGACGGTTTGATGTTGACTCTGGAACTACCGAAGTTCGCAAACTTAG GAAGGAACATGTGCAGAAGTTCATCGATGGCCAGGTGAAGGGCGTGGCGGAGTTTGAGGCCGAGCGGGACGAGCTGATCAAAACCCacgaggagaagaagatgaagctcaAGAAAGAGTACATGGAgaaggaggtggagctagagaAGGAGCTGGACGCCGCCCTGACGGGCCTGATCGACAAGCACAAGCCGGACACCTTCCAGGCCTCAAACGCGTGA
- the LOC111257970 gene encoding zinc finger CCCH domain-containing protein 19-like gives MCISYFNLGSQFVHLCWLAGERMNDMSSIWFIIFDPIVANRYLPPHFNICLVMLSRNCPKAYHLRCLDKKHGFLTTPDDQFVCDWHICFNCRQSSHIRCLCCPISVCHDCLGKVGFLDLRMQQKGFCTSCLNKAIFIEKNADPDSRWVQRDFSNAEIYDILFKDYWEDVKDREHLKLVYLEEAHVILIRKLDCNRANSEKFPNEGHKSDANIFAENAPIEKTIPFDSNRKQNKVNRSLKKKNKSNKKTYIGWGSEELIDFLSGFGKDTSKSLYEAEIVGIIMGHVKKEKLFNDNKKNSFSCDSKLYPLFRRKKVRCKRIRRFLANHLAANVISEDENSDGSEDDDVPITKKKPRFDGSEDDDVPIMKKKPRNAVELKISKRVSEKNNRCFASLNENNIKLIYLRRSLVINLLNHLDTFDQKVVGCFVRVKNAPRVHMYEKPKMPYQLGLVTGIKKSSEEYRINDTCTNILLCVTGLWDDVRISMLSDEDFLEV, from the exons ATGTGTATTAGCTACTTCAATCTTGGATctcaatttgtacatctttgcTGGCTGGCTGGGGAACGAATGAATGACATGTCGTCAATTTGGTTCATCATTTTCGATCCAATCGTCGCCAACAGATATCTGCCACCTCACTTCAATATTTGCCTCGTGATGCTTTCCAGGAACTGCCCCAAGGCGTACCACCTGCGCTGTTTGGACAAAAAGCATGGCTTTCTTACTACTCCCGACGATCAGTTTGTATGTG ATTGGCACATATGTTTCAACTGCAGACAGAGTTCACATATTCGGTGTCTGTGCTGTCCGATATCGGTTTGCCATGACTGCCTTGGCAAAGTTGGATTTCTCGACTTGAGAATGCAGCAAAAAGGATTTTGTACCAGCTGCTTGAACAAGGCTATCTTCATTGAGAAGAATGCTGATCCTGATTCTCGTTGG GTACAGAGAGATTTCAGCAATGCAGAGATCTACGATATTTTGTTTAAAGACTACTGGGAAGATGTTAAAGACAGAGAACATTTGAAATTGGTTTACCTAGAAGAAGCTCATGTTATTCTTATTAGAAAGCTTGACTGTAATAGAGCAAATTCGGAGAAATTTCCAAATGAAGGTCACAAGTCAGATGCAAATATTTTTGCTGAAAATGCTCCCATTGAGAAAACAATACCTTTTGACTCTAATAGAAAACAGAATAAAGTGAACAGATCActgaagaaaaagaacaagTCAAATAAGAAAACATATATTGGTTGGGGTTCCGAAGAGCTAATCGATTTCTTGTCAGGTTTTGGAAAGGACACGTCAAAATCTCTTTATGAAGCTGAAATTGTTGGAATAATAATGGGGCAcgtcaaaaaggaaaaattgtTCAACGATAATAAGAAAAATTCTTTCTCGTGTGATAGTAAGTTGTACCCTTTGTTTCGGAGAAAAAAAGTGAGGTGCAAACGTATCCGTAGGTTTCTAGCAAACCATCTGGCTGCAAATGTTATTTCAGAAGATGAAAATTCTGATGGTTCTGAAGACGATGATGTTCCAATTACGAAAAAGAAACCTCGCTTTGATGGttctgaagatgatgatgtTCCAATTATGAAAAAGAAACCTCGGAATGCTGTGGAGTTGAAGATTTCTAAGAGGGTTTCAGAAAAAAACAACAGATGTTTTGCCTCTCTTAACGAGAATAACATAAAGCTTATTTATCTGAGAAGATCTTTAGTTATTAATCTTTTGAATCATCTAGACACATTTGATCAGAAAGTTGTTGGCTGTTTCGTTAGAGTCAAGAATGCCCCCAGGGTTCACATGTACGAAAAGCCTAAAATGCCATACCAACTTGGGTTAGTGACAG